In Nicotiana tabacum cultivar K326 chromosome 17, ASM71507v2, whole genome shotgun sequence, one DNA window encodes the following:
- the LOC107765723 gene encoding zinc finger protein CONSTANS-LIKE 2-like, with protein MLKKENSSNNWAKVCDTCRSTACTVYCRADSAYLCAGCDARIHAANLVASRHERVWVCEACERAPAAFLCKADAASLCASCDADIHSANPLARRHHRVPIMPIPGTLYGPPAVDTLSGGTLMIGGPEGDATEDDGFLSLTQDADDTTIDEEDKDEAASWLLLNLPVKNNNKNINNNNNNQNNYGMLFGGEVVDEYLDLAEYGGDSQFNDQYSVNQQQQNYSVPQKNYGGDSVVPVQDRQGKSMILYQQQQQQQQQHNHHLSFQLGMEYDNSNTGYGYPASMSHSVSISSIDVSVVPESALSETSNSHPRLPKGTIDLFSGPPIQMPTQLTPMDREARVLRYREKKRNRKFEKTIRYASRKAYAETRPRIKGRFAKRTDVEAEVDQMFSTQLIADSSYGIVPSF; from the exons atgttgaaaaaggaaaacagcagcaacaactggGCAAAGGTGTGCGACACTTGCCGGTCTACTGCATGCACCGTTTACTGCAGGGCCGATTCTGCATATTTGTGTGCGGGCTGTGACGCCCGCATACATGCAGCAAACCTTGTGGCTTCACGTCATGAGCGCGTTTGGGTTTGCGAGGCGTGTGAACGCGCTCCTGCAGCCTTTCTTTGCAAGGCGGATGCTGCCTCGCTTTGTGCCTCCTGCGACGCTGATATCCATTCTGCTAACCCCTTGGCACGCCGTCACCACCGTGTCCCAATTATGCCCATTCCAG GTACCCTATATGGTCCTCCAGCTGTTGACACCCTTAGCGGTGGTACTTTGATGATTGGTGGCCCCGAGGGGGATGCCACGGAGGATGATGGGTTCTTGAGTTTGACTCAGGATGCAGATGATACGACAATAGATGAAGAAGATAAAGATGAAGCAGCTTCATGGTTATTGCTGAATCTTCCTGTTaagaacaacaacaagaacattaataacaacaataacaaccaaaaTAACTATGGGATGTTGTTTGGTGGGGAAGTAGTGGATGAATACTTGGATCTTGCGGAGTATGGAGGGGATAGTCAGTTTAATGATCAGTACAGTGTTAATCAGCAGCAACAAAATTACTCTGTTCCTCAGAAGAATTACGGAGGAGATAGCGTGGTGCCAGTTCAGGACAGACAGGGGAAATCTATGATTCtctaccaacaacaacaacaacaacagcagcagcacAATCACCACCTGAGTTTTCAGCTAGGAATGGAGTATGACAACTCTAACACAGGATATGGTTACCCTGCTTCTATGAGTCACAGT GTTTCGATTTCGTCCATTGATGTTAGTGTTGTTCCAGAATCTGCACTTAGTGAAACTTCAAACTCCCACCCGCGACTTCCAAAAGGGACCATTGACCTCTTCTCAGGCCCTCCGATTCAAATGCCTACCCAGCTTACTCCAATGGACAGGGAAGCCAGAGTCCTTAGGTacagagagaagaaaagaaaccGTAAATTTGAGAAAACCATAAGGTATGCTTCAAGAAAAGCGTATGCAGAAACACGGCCAAGAATCAAAGGTCGATTCGCGAAAAGAACAGATGTAGAGGCTGAAGTAGACCAGATGTTCTCCACACAGTTAATTGCAGATAGCAGTTATGGAATCGTGCCATCATTCTGA